A genome region from Erythrolamprus reginae isolate rEryReg1 chromosome 4, rEryReg1.hap1, whole genome shotgun sequence includes the following:
- the COL8A1 gene encoding collagen alpha-1(VIII) chain yields MALLIVPTWLIIYLGLLRSIQAGAYYGIKPMPPQVPQYQSLGQQVPHIPLGKDGVPMQHMAKEGPHLSYGKEYIPQYIKEIPQIPMLGKERISKKQKELPLASLRGEQGPPGEPGPRGPPGSPGLPGHGVPGAKGKPGPQGYPGIGKPGMPGMPGKPGATGSPGSRGEMGPKGESGSMGIPGPQGPPGPQGLPGIGKPGDRGLPGKPGAKSEPGMKGQPGMQGPQGPKGDKGVGIPGLPGLKGPPGLPGPPGPVGLPGIGKPGLIGFPGPQGAVGKPGIPGERGPHGLTGTPGIQGPPGLPGIGKPGRDGIPGQSGMPGGKGEQGLPGLPGLPGAPGIGKPGFPGLKGDRGMGGAPGPLGPKGEKGHVGTPGIPGPPGEPGQPGKPGLMGGPGVMGFPGPKGEFGAVGPPGPIGPKGDLGLQGFPGKPGFPGELGPSGLRGLPGPIGPKGEAGHKGLPGLPGAHGLMGPKGEPGKPGIKGHQGPTGIPGIAGPSGPLGPPGLPGTKGERGLPGPPGFPGMGKPGVSGMPGPPGKSGSIGAPGQPGLQGPPGPPGPPGPPIIMQPTPPAMGQYLPEVGPGLDGIKTPYSYKGKKSKTSAAAAAAAAAATYEMPAFTAQLTTPFPRVRVPVMFDKLLYNGRQNYNPQTGIFTCEIPGIYYFAYHIHCKGGNVWVALFKNNEPLMYTYDEYKKGFLDQASGSAVIQLMHGDRVYIQMPSEQAAGLYAGQYVHSSFSGYLLYPV; encoded by the exons ATGGCTCTGTTAATAGTACCTACCTGGCTAATCATTTACCTTGGGCTACTGAGATCCATCCAAGCTGGTGCTTATTATGGGATCAAGCCAATGCCTCCTCAAGTGCCACAGTACCAATCCCTTGGGCAACAAGTACCTCACATACCATTGGGTAAAGATGGAGTGCCAATGCAGCACATGGCAAAAGAGGGGCCACACCTATCATATGGAAAAGAATATATACCTCAGTATATAAAAGAAATTCCACAGATCCCCATGCTTGGCAAGGAGAGGATTTCAAAGAAACAGAAAG AATTGCCATTAGCCAGTTTGAGAGGTGAACAGGGTCCTCCCGGAGAGCCTGGACCAAGAGGGCCTCCAGGATCTCCAGGGCTTCCGGGACATGGAGTACCAGGAGCGAAAGGAAAACCAGGACCACAAGGATACCCAGGAATTGGAAAACCAGGCATGCCTGGAATGCCAGGAAAACCAGGAGCAACGGGGTCTCCAGGATCGAGAGGTGAAATGGGGCCAAAGGGGGAGAGCGGATCTATGGGAATTCCAGGACCCCAAGGACCACCAGGACCTCAAGGACTGCCTGGAATAGGAAAACCAGGTGACAGAGGATTGCCGGGAAAACCAGGAGCAAAGAGCGAGCCAGGAATGAAAGGGCAACCTGGGATGCAAGGTCCACAAGGTCCAAAAGGAGATAAAGGTGTGGGGATTCCAGGGTTACCAGGGCTTAAAGGGCCACCAGGTTTACCAGGTCCTCCTGGTCCTGTTGGACTTCCTGGAATAGGCAAACCAGGATTGATAGGGTTTCCAGGTCCTCAGGGAGCTGTAGGCAAGCCAGGAATCCCAGGGGAACGAGGGCCCCATGGCTTAACTGGGACTCCTGGAATTCAAGGTCCTCCTGGTCTTCCAGGTATAGGGAAGCCAGGACGGGATGGAATCCCAGGACAGTCAGGCATGCCAGGTGGGAAGGGGGAACAAGGCCTGCCAGGTTTACCAGGTTTACCTGGGGCTCCTGGGATTGGAAAGCCAGGTTTCCCTGGTCTTAAAGGTGATCGAGGCATGGGTGGTGCTCCGGGCCCACTGGGACCTAAGGGTGAAAAAGGTCACGTAGGTACCCCTGGCATACCCGGGCCTCCAGGGGAACCAGGTCAACCAGGCAAGCCTGGATTAATGGGGGGGCCAGGTGTGATGGGATTCCCAGGACCAAAAGGAGAATTTGGAGCTGTTGGACCTCCAGGACCTATTGGTCCCAAAGGTGACCTTGGTTTGCAAGGTTTCCCAGGTAAACCTGGTTTCCCAGGAGAGCTGGGCCCATCAGGTCTAAGAGGCTTGCCCGGTCCAATTGGACCAAAAGGAGAAGCTGGTCACAAAGGTttgccaggtttgcctggtgctcATGGCCTGATGGGCCCCAAGGGAGAACCTGGAAAGCCAGGAATTAAAGGCCATCAGGGCCCTACTGGAATCCCAGGTATTGCAGGACCAAGTGGCCCACTTGGACCTCCTGGACTACCTGGAACTAAAGGTGAACGGGGTTTGCCAGGCCCACCAGGTTTTCCAGGGATGGGGAAACCTGGCGTTTCAGGGATGCCTGGACCACCAGGGAAATCTGGATCAATTGGTGCTCCCGGACAGCCAGGTCTCCAAGGACCTCCTGGTCCCCCAGGCCCTCCAGGCCCTCCAATAATAATGCAACCTACACCACCAGCAATGGGACAGTATTTGCCAGAGGTAGGGCCAGGCCTTGATGGAATAAAGACTCCATATAGTTATAAGGGGAAGAAAAGCAAAACCagtgccgccgctgccgccgccgctgctgctgccacctATGAAATGCCGGCTTTCACGGCTCAGCTCACCACTCCTTTTCCGCGGGTCAGGGTTCCTGTGATGTTTGACAAGCTCCTTTATAACGGCAGGCAGAATTACAATCCACAGACTGGTATCTTTACCTGTGAAATCCCTGGGATCTACTACTTCGCTTACCACATACACTGCAAAGGGGGAAACGTCTGGGTGGCACTATTTAAAAACAATGAGCCCTTGATGTACACGTATGATGAATACAAGAAAGGCTTCCTGGACCAAGCTTCTGGAAGTGCCGTTATTCAGCTGATGCACGGCGACAGAGTTTATATCCAGATGCCATCTGAACAGGCGGCGGGACTTTATGCCGGGCAATACGTCCACTCATCTTTTTCTGGATATTTATTGTATCCAGTGTAA